Genomic DNA from Lutibacter sp. A80:
GAAAAAGTTTACTTACTTACAAGAGATATTTCACACCAAAATAATACTGTAGAAACAGGAGAGGAGTTTGAAAATTCTTTAAAAAACTTACTTACAAGTTTTAATACAAATACTACAATTGTTATTCTTAAAGATATTCATAAAGTAGCATTAAATTTATTAAATGAAGATAAGCAAATAGAAATTTATAGAGTATTACAAGAGCTTATGGTAAATATGCAAAAGCATAGTAAAGCAACATTGGTTGCCATTGCTTTTAAAAAAAATATGAATGAATACATTATAAATTATTCAGATAACGGAAAAGGAGTAGATTTAACAGGCCTAAAATTGCGTAATGGACTTAAAAATGTGGAAACCCGTATAAAATCTATTCAGGGAATTATTAATTTTGAATCAACTTTAAATAAAGGTTTTAAAGCCTTTATAAGTTTTAAAAAATAAAAGCTATGTTTCAAAAAGTATTAATTGCAGAAGATATGGACTTTATTAATAGTGGAATAAAGTCGCAATTGGCAGAATTAAATATTGCTCAAATTGAGTATGTTCAATATTGTGATGAAGCCTTACTTAAACTAAAAAGTGCTAAATTAAATAATGCACCTTTTGATTTATTAATAAGTGATTTGTCATTCGAAGAGGATTATGTTGAACAAAAAATAAAATCTGGAGATGAATTAATAAAAAAAGTAAGAAAAGAATTTCCGTTATTAAAAATAGCGGTGTTTTCTGTTGAAGATAAAGAGTATAGAGTACAAAAGCTGTTTAATGAGTATAAAATCAATGCCTATGTTTGGAAAAGTAGGGAAGGATTAAGAGAGCTTAAAAAGGCGATACTACAACTATTTAATTCAGACAAAATTTACATTTCTCCGCATATTTCCGGAGCAGTATCAAAACAAAAAAAAATTGAAATATCAGAATATGATATTTTTTTAATAGAATGCCTTTCTAAAGGTTACCTACAAGAAGAAATTAGTACTATTTTAAAAGATAAAAACTGGTCGCCTACAAGTGTAAGTTCTATTGAAAAAAGATTGAAAATTCTAAGAGAACATTTTAATGCTAGCAACCCTACACATTTAGTTGCAATAGCTAAAGATTTAGGATTGATTTAAAAAAGTTTCATTAAATTTAAGGTGTTTACGGAAAACCGTACATTTATAATAGACTTTCAATTTAAATTTGTACAAAATTACAGGAAGATTGTAAATTGAAAAAAGATTTAATAAACAAAGCCTTACAAATTTGTGTAAGGCTTTTTTTATTTAGGTATATTTTAAAGAATACATAAATTATTAAAAAACAAGAGTTTTAAAATTAAGTGTAGCGTTTTATATTTATAATTCGTATAGATGGTAGTCGGGTTGTGAATAAACGGTTAGATTTGTATAATAAAATGCATTTTTTATAAAATAAATAGTTTAATCCATAAAGTTTTGTTAAATTTATTATATTTGCAGTTACAAAAAATAAGATTGCTAAATCTACTAATTGTTTTTAAGTTGTAAATTTTATTTTAAAATTACAGCAAAAGTTTTTTTAGAAATAAGCCTATAAAATGGGAGTGTTTCTAGCGAAGCTATATCATATTGTATAGCTTATGTAGCCTTAGTTACAGTCTTTTTTTTGAAAAAAATAATAATTAATTCAATTACGGAAATCCGTAAGTTTTTATTGTTTTTTATGTTGAATTTTGTATTCGAAGTCATATTTAATTGTTGAAATAGATGTGAGTTTATGTGGCGAAGCCATGCTTACACATTAAAATTATGAAACAAATAAGTAATCACTTTTCTTAGTTAAAACACACAGAGATGTATTGGTTTGTATTAAATGTTAAACGTAAAAACGAGATAAAAGTTGCAAGCCTTTTAGAAGCTGCAGGTTTTAAAGTTTATTGCCCTACTTATACTACTGTAAAAAAATGGTCAGATCGCAAAAAAAAGGTTATAAAACCTTTAATTGCCACTTATATTTTTATTAAAATTAAAGAGAAGCATCGTGCAAAAGTTTTTGAAATTCCAGGGGTTATAAGGTACTTATTTTATTTAGGTGCGCCAGCCAAAGTCTTAAATAAAGAAATTACGGTTCTTAAAGATTTTTTAAAAGAAGGTGCTTCTGTACCAAAAATAGAAAATATAAAGCCTGGAGACAACCATTTAATTGAAGATGGACCTTTTAAAGGTAAAAATGGAGTAGTTCAAGAAGTTGGAAATAATAGACTCCAAGTTGTTTTAAAGGAGTTAGGGATAAAAGTAACCTTAACCACCAAAACTAAGCTAGTTTAAATATTTTAAATTCATTCTTAAATTAAAAAATTGTCCTTACAAAATCCAATATTAGATAATCAACCTGATAAGCGTTGTAATAATGTTAATTATATTGAGTTGAATGACGTACCAGATAAAGGTGTTGTAATTTGTGACAAAGCGGGAGCTATTATTACAGCAAATAATTATTTTTGTGAACTAATTATATCTAACTTAAATAAGTTAGAAGGCAAGTGTCTAGAACCAGAATTATTTTCAAACATTGGTTCTTTAAAAAACACTTGTAATTTTAAACAATTACTTGAGGGTACAAAAAAGCGATATGAATTTCAAATTGTAAAAAAAGACGCAACAGTTGTTTTTATTGAAGTAAAGGCAAAGAAAGTAGCTGGAAATAATGTTGCATATTTTTTTAAAGACATTAGTGAACAAAGAATTTTAAATTTAGAATTACAAGAGTTAACTCATAATTTAGAAATTTCAAATCAAGATAAAAGCAGATTTATTGCTGTTTTAGCACACGATTTAATAAATCCATTCAATTCTATTTTAGGTTTTATAACGTTGTTAAAATCAAATTTAAAAACTGCCAGTATAGATACTATTGAAAAATATGTTAATTATATAGAAGCAGCTTCGCAAAACACCTATAATTTATTAGAAGATACTTTAGGTTGGATTCGATCTGAAAACGGTAATTTAACAGTTCATAAAGGAACTCACGAAATAAACAGCTTAGTTATAGCAGTAGTTAAAAATTATAAAGCCAATTCAAATACTAAAAATATTAGTATTCATTTTGAAGAAGAAGAAAAGATGTATGCTTTTTGCGATGCAAATATGATTAAAATTGTATTGCGAAACTTATTATCTAACGCTATTAAATTTACAAATAAAAATGGCGAAATACACATCACTATAACCACCAGTGCTAAAGAGACCAAAATAGCAATAAAAGATAATGGTATTGGAATTTCTAAAAAATTGCAAGCACAATTATTTAGTACAGACAGAGTACATAGAAGAGATGGTACAGCACAAGAAAAAGGTACTGGTATGGGCTTATTATTATGTAAAGAATTTATTAATAAACACAACGGTAAATTATATGTAACTTCAAAAGAAGGTGTTGGAAGTACATTTACGTTTACAATCCCCAAAGTATTAGAAGAACTTAATACTAAATAAATGATCGCTATTAAAAAAAATAGAATAATGTTGGGGTTGTTATTGTTAGCGTAATTACTTTAGTATAGTCAACCAAAAGGTTTGTAATGATTTCTTAATTTAATTGAATAATTCTCTTATATAACAATAGCAGTATTGTTAAGCTTAGTACAAATTAAGCAGGAGAATTATCCGTTCAACTAAACTAAAAAAACTGATTGTTATAAATTAACAGTAGTACAATTAGCAATTGCATACATTTTATGTCTAAATTATTATTTGAAGAAGAAACATTTAAGGTAATTGGAGCTTGTATAAATGTTCATAAAAAATTAGGAAGCGGCTTTTCAGCATCTGTGTACTGTTTAGCTTTAGAAAAAGAATTATTAAAAGCAAATATTCCTTTTGAAAAACAAAAGAAAACACCAATTTATTATGATGGGGAACCTTTAGACACCTTTTTTATTGTGGATTTTGTTTGTTATGATACAATTTTATTAGATGTTAAAGCTGTTCCCTTTATACAAGATCAAATGAAGCAGCAAGTAGTAAAATATTTAAAAACTTTAAATCTAGAAGTTGGTATATTACTCAATTTTGGTGAAAAAAGCCTTAAATGGAAACGTTTAATACATACAATTTAAAATTAGTATTTAAAGCTTAGTTTAATTATATCCGTAAAAGTTATCCCATAACAAACAAAACATCATTTTTAGAAAGCCTTAAAAGGTGTATTGGTGTTTCAGTTTGTGTTTTTATACAATCTAGTAATAAATTTATAATAACAACGATGAAGAAATTTTTTATCAAGAGAAACAATTTTATGTCGTTTTATGGAGCAGCCATATAAAAAGCTAACCTATCAATTAAATATTTTCAAAATCGCTAATATGAAAAAAAGACAAATTTTTTTACTTATAGTACTTATAGTAGTAACTATTTCTTGGTCTTTTGCAGTTATCAAGTCAATTTAAAATCTTAGTACCGCATTTTAAATCAAGAAATAAAAAAATATTACATATTTTAAAGAGAGCGCAGTATTAAAATTTTGTTTTCTTTAAGAAGTACTATCTAAATTTTTAAAAAGGAGTTTATAAAAAATCCTTTTAAAAAAATATTTAAAAGTCACCTTTTAAATTTGAAATTGTTCAGTTGTATTATAACATCAAACTTAAAATGGTATAGACGTATAAACTAATATTTGTTATTAGTATCCATCAGTGAAATTCAGTTTAAACATCCGTGAATATTAAACTAAAAGTTGACTTAGTTCAACACTCCATGTGTAAAAACAGTACTACACATACTTTATTCAAAATTTTACACAAAAAATCCAATTTAAAAAGGGTTTTTAGTGATTTTTTAGAATTACAAAGTCGTGTAAAATATTGTTGTAGATTATACTTTGTAAAGCCATTATTAGAATTTTCTAATAATGGCTTTGCTATGTCCAAAAATTAGAGTTTTAAATATTTGAACAATTAAACAAAATTTAGATAAATAACAACAGATTGCCGCGTTCCATTGCATTTCACTCGCAATGACGGTTTTTATAATATCTCGTCATCCTGAATTTATTTCACGATCTTATGAAGTTAAACTAAAAATATAATTAGTATTTCATTAGGAACAGATGCTGAAACGAGTTCAGCATGACGGTTTTATTTTGATTTAGTTATTAAGTAACAGATTGCCGCGTTCCATTGCATTTCACTCGCAATGACGGTTTAAAATCTATATTTTAACGGCATATCGAAAGTGTATCGTAAAATGTGAAGTGAAGACATCGTAAAATTTTAGGCTGTTTGAGCCTATACAATTAAACTATTTTAAAAAAATCATAAAAGCGAGTTCCTAAAATTTAGATGTTGAGCAAAACATTTAGATACAGTTTCGTAAGCCTAGATTTTTTTGGTTCGTTTTTTTATCAATGAAAAAAATGAACAGAGAAAAGAAAAGAATTAAAAATACTAACGTCATTGCGGGATGGAACGTGAAGAAAATGTTCAGTGAACATTTTTAGTGATCAGGCCAGCCGGCGCCATGGAAAAGCGACCGCGGCAATCTTTTGAATAATAGTTATAATTTTAATGAAGTTTTCAATCAACTTTGTAGTTTTTCAGAAACAACGTATGGATTCCTGCCTCCGCAGGAATGACATTTAGATATGATAAAGTTTAAAAGTATCGTCATCCTGAATTTATTTAGCTCCGCTGAATCTTCGATTTCAGGATCTTATGAAGTTAAACTAAGAATATAATTAGTATTTCATTAGGAACAGATGCTGAAACCATAGGTTCACGAACACTTTAATATAAAATAATAAGGAATAGTGAGTAAACGAGTTCAGCATGACAAAGTGAAAGTACGTCATCCCGAACTCGATTCGGGATCTCATGAAACAAACTAAGAATATAATTAGTATTTCATTAGGAACAGATGCTGAAACGAGTTCAGCATGACGTAAGATACAAGCAGTTAAGATACTGAAGCCGTAGATTCACGAACACCTTTTTATAAAATAAAACAGTAAAGTGAGTAACCGAGTTCACAATGACGGTTTTATTTTAATTTAGTTTTTAAGTAACAGATTGCCGCGTTCCATTGCATTTCACTCGCAATGACGGTTTAAAATCTATATTTTAACGGCATATCGAAAGTTTATCGTAAAATGTGAAGTGAAATCGCAGATTCACGAACACAAATAATAAAATAAAAAGGGATAGTGAGTAAGACATCGTAAAATTTTAGATAGCCTGCCTTGAGCCGAGTCGAAAGGTTTGAGCCTATACAATTAAACTATTTTAAAAAAATCATAAAGGCGAGTTCCTAAAATTTAGATGTTGAGCAAAACATTTAGATACAGTTTCGTAAGCCTAGATTTTTTTGGTTAGCTCACGCCTGCCTTATTATTTATTTGGAGTTCGTGAATCTCCTATCGTCGATTTCGTTTTTTTA
This window encodes:
- a CDS encoding response regulator, which encodes MFQKVLIAEDMDFINSGIKSQLAELNIAQIEYVQYCDEALLKLKSAKLNNAPFDLLISDLSFEEDYVEQKIKSGDELIKKVRKEFPLLKIAVFSVEDKEYRVQKLFNEYKINAYVWKSREGLRELKKAILQLFNSDKIYISPHISGAVSKQKKIEISEYDIFLIECLSKGYLQEEISTILKDKNWSPTSVSSIEKRLKILREHFNASNPTHLVAIAKDLGLI
- a CDS encoding transcription termination/antitermination protein NusG, with the protein product MYWFVLNVKRKNEIKVASLLEAAGFKVYCPTYTTVKKWSDRKKKVIKPLIATYIFIKIKEKHRAKVFEIPGVIRYLFYLGAPAKVLNKEITVLKDFLKEGASVPKIENIKPGDNHLIEDGPFKGKNGVVQEVGNNRLQVVLKELGIKVTLTTKTKLV
- a CDS encoding PAS domain-containing sensor histidine kinase — translated: MSLQNPILDNQPDKRCNNVNYIELNDVPDKGVVICDKAGAIITANNYFCELIISNLNKLEGKCLEPELFSNIGSLKNTCNFKQLLEGTKKRYEFQIVKKDATVVFIEVKAKKVAGNNVAYFFKDISEQRILNLELQELTHNLEISNQDKSRFIAVLAHDLINPFNSILGFITLLKSNLKTASIDTIEKYVNYIEAASQNTYNLLEDTLGWIRSENGNLTVHKGTHEINSLVIAVVKNYKANSNTKNISIHFEEEEKMYAFCDANMIKIVLRNLLSNAIKFTNKNGEIHITITTSAKETKIAIKDNGIGISKKLQAQLFSTDRVHRRDGTAQEKGTGMGLLLCKEFINKHNGKLYVTSKEGVGSTFTFTIPKVLEELNTK
- a CDS encoding GxxExxY protein encodes the protein MSKLLFEEETFKVIGACINVHKKLGSGFSASVYCLALEKELLKANIPFEKQKKTPIYYDGEPLDTFFIVDFVCYDTILLDVKAVPFIQDQMKQQVVKYLKTLNLEVGILLNFGEKSLKWKRLIHTI